The sequence ACCGCGGTTATGTATGATCCTCCTGCCCTGCCGCTCCAGGGAATAAGGATGAATCATTATACCGAGGCGGTACCCACCGGATTACACCGTTTGCTGAACGTCATCAAACTGGTCGCCGGACGGAACTTATTACAAACCGAACTGCCGGGTTGCCCTCGTCAACCGGTCGCCGACCATCCTCTTCTCGATAAAAGCGCCTATCGCTTTGATATCATGGTTCTGACTTTAAGTCTGGCCTGCGCCGAGTATATTATTCCGTCCGACAGTCTGGAGAATATCCTTAAAACCGAGCATTGGCAAAAACATAATCCCGGATGGGAAATTTACAAGAATCATTTCCGATACAGCTGGATGATTTCTTTTGAGGAACCGTTGATTACCTTCATTTTGAGAGAGCCCTACGATTCACCGCTGGTTGGGTTAACTCGCCCACCGCGCCCGCCCAAGAAATCCGAAAACGAAATAACCGACAGAGAACCGATCAGGTTGTCGGCCGGTAGCGGACGCCTTGGTTTTTCAGTGGCCCGACTGCCCAACGGTTTTATGGAAATTATCGATGTCGATACTCTGGGTCTGGCTTACACCAACGGCTTGATGATCGGCGATCAGATAAAGAGAGTCAATAATGAGGTTGTCCACAACGCCCACGATTTGATGGAAAAAATTCTCGATAAAATTGACCGTGAGGGAGTTTACCTGATTGTAATCCGAAATGGTGAAGAAGTCGGTTTACTGATGCTCCCTCGTTTAGCCGATTAAACGACATTCTTTTCAATCCCACCAATTCATCAAAGTGCTTTCAATTCATTGTCATAGCCTGCGCAAAAAAGGTATTCAAGATTCCGGGGTAATGATTGCCCGGATTGCCTTGACAGGCTACTGCATAAACAATATATTCGGCCTCAATACGGTTCTGGGGAATTAAGGTTTGACTGAAACGGTAAAGCCTGAAAAAAAACGAGTAGTCGCGTTCTTACATAAAAGACGCGAATTTACAATCATTTCAATTATCCGGCCGATCGGTCTGCTTTGTGCGCTTTATATCTTTATTTTATCGATTACCCTTCTCGGTGATGCTTTCAAATTGTTCGGCCGGGAGTTTGCAGAATCTCTGCTTACAATGACTTCTAACCCCGTTGTTGGGCTTTTTATAGGCATTCTGGCCACATCGATTATTCAATCCTCATCAACCACCACCTCAATCCTGGTTGGTATGGTAGCCAGTGGATTGATTTCCATCGAGGGTGCCATTCCGATTGTTATGGGCGCCAATATCGGCACCACCATCACCAATACCCTGGTATCATTGACCCATATCAACCGAAGTCGGGAATTCAGCCGGGCTTTTTCGGGAGCCATCGTTCATGACATCTTTAATATACTGTCAGTTGCGATTCTTTTTCCTTTGCAATTGACCACGAATTTCCTGGGCCGCGCCGCCCTGTTTATGGAACAGGCCTTTGAGAATGCCGGCGGACTTCATTTTATATCCCCCATTAATGCTATTACCAAGCCGATTACAAAAATGATAATTGGATTATTTCATCAAAGCGCCTGGATTTCGGCGATTGTAGCCATAATTCTGCTGTTTATTGCCCTTAAACTCATGGTGGATATTATGAAATCCCTGGTCCTTTCCCGAGTTGAAGGTTTTTTCAGCAAATATATTTTTAAAACCACTTTCCGAGCATTGGTTCTTGGGATCCTTTTAACGGCGCTGGTTCAATCGTCATCCATAACCACTTCAATTGTCGTTCCGCTGGTAGGTGCCGGAGTTTTATCTCTCCGGCAGGTATATCCATATACCCTTGGGGCCAATATCGGAACCACCGTAACCGCGATCATGGCCTCTCTTGTAACTCAAAATGTCGCCGCGGTGGCGGTTGCTTTCGCTCATTTACTCTTTAACTTCTGCGGAATCGCTATTTTTCTGCCACTGGCCAGAATTCCCCTAAGATTGGCCAAGATCATGTCGAGATTGACATTAAGGAATAGATTGATTCCCATTGGTTTTATTATATTAATATTTTTCCTTATTCCCATAGCTTTAATTTATCTATTGAGGTAAAAGGCGATGTACAAGAAGTTTCTGGAATTATTCGGTAAGGAAAATCTCCTGGATCAGGCTATAATGACAACCATCAAAATGCTGGAAACGGATCGCGAAATGTTTGTGGCTTCGACCGAATCACTGCGACGTCATGATACGGCTAAACTGCCTTTTGATATTTATGTCAAGGATAAGGAGATCAACAACTATGAACGAGAGGTCCGCCGGAATGTCCTGACGCACCTGACGGTGGCGGGGACGGCTAATATTGTGCCCGGGTTGGTCCTGGTTTCAATTGTCATCGATGTTGAACGGATCGGTGATTATACTAAAAATATTGTGGAATTGGCCACGGCTCATCCAACCAAACTTCACGGCGGTATTTTCGAAAACGACCTCCGCGATATCGAAGGAATCGTCCGCGAAAGATTCGATCGAATTATTAAGGTTATCAGCGAGATGCATACCACAACCGCTAAGGATATAATTCTGGATCACAGGAATATTTCCACGCGATGCGATCGCATATTGATCGAAATAATCGGCGAAAAGGATAAAACTCTTTCCCCGGGAAATGCAACCACGCTGGCTCTTTATTTCCGATACCTGAAACGAATCGCGGCACATCTGACCAATATCGCCACCTCAATTGTGAATCCGTTTCCCAGTATTGGTTTTCGCCCGACTCCTGAGCAATAAGCGGTAACAACCGCTGTTGGGTTATGGCTTCTGATAGCCTCAGGTCAA is a genomic window of Candidatus Zixiibacteriota bacterium containing:
- a CDS encoding Na/Pi symporter → MISIIRPIGLLCALYIFILSITLLGDAFKLFGREFAESLLTMTSNPVVGLFIGILATSIIQSSSTTTSILVGMVASGLISIEGAIPIVMGANIGTTITNTLVSLTHINRSREFSRAFSGAIVHDIFNILSVAILFPLQLTTNFLGRAALFMEQAFENAGGLHFISPINAITKPITKMIIGLFHQSAWISAIVAIILLFIALKLMVDIMKSLVLSRVEGFFSKYIFKTTFRALVLGILLTALVQSSSITTSIVVPLVGAGVLSLRQVYPYTLGANIGTTVTAIMASLVTQNVAAVAVAFAHLLFNFCGIAIFLPLARIPLRLAKIMSRLTLRNRLIPIGFIILIFFLIPIALIYLLR